In a single window of the Dysgonomonas mossii genome:
- a CDS encoding LytR/AlgR family response regulator transcription factor, whose translation MTLKCIIIDDEPLAIDLLKSYVLKTSYLELVGTFNSALSAISTINERQIDLLFLDINMPQINGLEFSKTIHASTRIIFTTAYDQYAVEGFRVNALDYLLKPINYTDFLQATNKALEWFKLANISHSTTSIFIKSGYRMEKIDFDNILYIENQKDYVKFHLENQKEPISSLMSMQSLEEKLPSNLFMRVHRSFIVNLKKIKTIERNCIVFGKEYIPVSESYKNKFMDFLNKHFF comes from the coding sequence ATGACTCTCAAATGTATAATAATAGACGATGAACCCTTGGCTATCGATTTACTAAAATCATACGTCTTAAAAACATCTTATCTGGAGCTAGTTGGAACATTTAATAGCGCACTATCTGCTATCAGCACAATAAATGAGAGACAGATAGATCTACTATTTCTTGATATCAATATGCCTCAGATCAATGGACTTGAGTTTTCAAAAACAATACATGCATCTACACGTATTATTTTCACTACAGCATATGATCAATATGCGGTTGAAGGCTTCCGTGTAAACGCTTTGGATTATTTACTCAAACCAATCAACTACACAGATTTCTTACAGGCAACAAACAAAGCACTAGAGTGGTTTAAACTGGCAAATATATCCCATTCAACAACAAGTATATTTATAAAATCGGGTTACAGAATGGAAAAAATAGATTTTGATAATATTCTGTATATAGAAAACCAGAAAGATTATGTGAAGTTCCATCTCGAAAATCAAAAAGAACCAATTAGCTCTTTAATGAGTATGCAATCGCTTGAAGAAAAACTTCCAAGTAATTTATTTATGAGAGTACATCGTTCTTTTATTGTCAATCTGAAAAAAATAAAAACAATAGAACGAAATTGTATCGTTTTCGGGAAAGAATATATTCCTGTCTCGGAATCATATAAAAACAAATTCATGGATTTTCTTAACAAACATTTTTTTTAA
- a CDS encoding phospholipase A, whose product MLRSYIFIIFIISSVTLLAQNDTDLMYLGNDSIRQQYDSAMKDPHIFRPRHLEISERDAIKMADRMPAFAVYRDTYFVTGVPLDEKISENSADVTFQLSIRQRLTRSILPFKSFLYLTYTQKSFWNIYAQSSPFRDTNYNPGVGLGKYILYKDRVVGAAFVQLKHESNGRDEEESRSWNYLSLSMKYYFNARFNISGEVWIPYVDGGNNKDLLDYRGLGFVSVNYTSDKHRWWLSADINPRKGWGNVNTTLTAAFKMSDRSNQYLFARFYQGYGESLLGYNQYTMNIRVGICIKPNFYNFF is encoded by the coding sequence ATGTTAAGAAGCTATATATTTATAATATTTATTATTTCATCAGTTACACTACTTGCTCAAAATGATACAGATTTAATGTATTTAGGCAACGATAGCATACGTCAGCAGTACGACAGTGCAATGAAAGACCCTCACATTTTTCGTCCAAGGCATTTAGAAATATCTGAGAGGGATGCTATAAAAATGGCAGACCGGATGCCTGCATTCGCTGTATATAGGGACACCTATTTTGTTACGGGGGTACCACTGGATGAGAAAATTTCAGAAAACTCTGCTGATGTAACTTTCCAGCTAAGTATAAGACAACGACTGACCAGAAGTATCTTACCTTTCAAATCATTTTTGTATTTAACTTATACACAAAAATCATTTTGGAACATATATGCTCAATCAAGTCCATTTAGGGATACAAACTACAATCCGGGGGTAGGGCTTGGAAAGTATATATTGTATAAAGACAGAGTAGTTGGTGCCGCCTTCGTACAGTTGAAACATGAATCCAACGGGCGTGATGAGGAAGAATCCAGAAGTTGGAACTATTTAAGTTTATCAATGAAATATTATTTCAACGCCCGATTCAATATTTCTGGGGAAGTTTGGATTCCATATGTAGACGGGGGGAATAATAAAGATTTGCTAGATTATAGAGGACTCGGCTTTGTATCGGTCAATTACACAAGTGATAAACATCGCTGGTGGCTTTCAGCAGATATCAATCCTCGAAAAGGATGGGGTAATGTGAATACAACTCTAACCGCTGCATTTAAAATGTCAGACAGATCAAACCAGTATTTATTTGCTCGTTTCTACCAAGGGTACGGAGAGAGTCTGCTCGGCTACAATCAATACACGATGAATATAAGAGTAGGTATTTGTATAAAACCTAATTTCTATAATTTCTTTTAA
- a CDS encoding TetR/AcrR family transcriptional regulator codes for MKYSREYILRRAFDVFMNKGYDSASISVLQEELQMSRGALYRYFKNKEELFNAVIDEYFFKIFDKLQHNMDKHTYSLEKFIEVMHRRQKIFVNAFTRAGVTHTIFLNYTALVIQAGKHYPNFLERFKIINNRSLESWKDAMRNSIKAGEIKDDIDIDILAILFNNTSVKETSDRDCNDSSFAINVMQDMNRRMEVMRYLYSLIKV; via the coding sequence ATGAAATATAGTAGAGAATATATATTAAGGAGAGCCTTTGATGTTTTCATGAATAAAGGCTATGATAGTGCTTCAATATCTGTCTTACAAGAAGAATTACAGATGTCTAGGGGTGCGTTGTATCGCTATTTTAAAAATAAAGAAGAGCTTTTTAACGCTGTTATTGATGAATATTTCTTTAAGATATTCGATAAGTTGCAGCACAATATGGATAAACATACATACTCTTTAGAGAAATTTATAGAAGTAATGCATAGGCGGCAAAAAATATTTGTCAATGCTTTTACCAGAGCAGGGGTTACTCATACTATTTTCTTAAATTATACAGCTCTTGTAATACAGGCCGGCAAGCATTATCCCAATTTCTTGGAACGCTTCAAAATAATAAACAATCGATCTTTGGAGTCATGGAAAGATGCTATGCGAAACAGTATAAAAGCAGGTGAAATTAAGGATGATATAGACATCGATATCTTAGCTATCTTGTTTAATAATACAAGTGTGAAAGAAACCTCTGACAGGGATTGTAACGATTCTTCATTCGCTATTAATGTAATGCAGGATATGAATCGGAGGATGGAAGTAATGCGTTATTTATATAGCCTAATAAAAGTATAG